The following DNA comes from Vicinamibacterales bacterium.
GACAGGTGGCAGGTCGGGTGGATCGCGATGGCGTCGTCGATCACGACCGCTCGCTTCTCGATCGCCCCGACGCCGAGAATCGCGACCTGCGGCTGGTTGATGAGCGGTAGTCCGTAGACCGCCCCGAAAATCCCAGGGTTGGTGAGGGTGAACGTCCCTCCCTGCACCTCGTCGGGGCTGAGCTTCTTGGTCCGGGCGCGCGTCGCCAGGTCGTCGATCGCGCGCGACAGGCCGAGCAGGTTCTTTTCGTCGGCGTTGCGGATCACCGGCACGATGAGGCCGTGGTCGAGCGCCACCGCGATCCCGAGATTGATGTCCTTCCTGTAGACGATGTTGTCGCCGTCGATCGAAGCGTTGGTGAACGGGAACGCGCGGATGGCGTCGACCGTGGCCTTGGCGACGAGCGCCGTGAACGAGAGCTTGGCGCCGTTCTGCTCGTACTCCGCCTTCTTCCGCTCGCGGAGCTGCGACAGACGATGGAAGTCGACCTCGTAGACGGAATAGACGTGCGGCGAGGTGTGCGCGCTCATCACCATGTGCTCGGCGATCTTCCGGCGCATGATCGTCATCGGGACGATCTCGACGCGCTCGCCGGGCTTGAACGTGGGCACGTGTCCCTGCGCGGCCGGCGTGGCCGCGCGGGCGCGCTTCTCCGAAGCGACGGGGCCGGGGTCGGGGCGAGCGTTATCGATGAAGCCGAGGATGTCTTGCTTGGTCACCCGGCCGCTGATCCCCGTGCCGCTGATCCGGCTGATGTCGACGTTGTGCTCGCGCGCGATCCGCCGCACGAGCGGTGACGTCCGCTGCCGGCCGCCGGCGTCCGGCTCGTGATCGCCGGTTTCCGGCTGGCCGGCCGCGGCCTCCGGCATCGCGGACGTGCCCGGCGCGGCTGCCGCGTCCGCGGGTCGCGCCGAAGCCGCGTCCGTGGCCGCCGTGGCGCCGTCAGGCGCGGTGGCGGAGGCCGATGAGGCGGAGCCGATCACGGCCACGACGGCGTTGACCGGGACGGTCTCCCCTTCCTTGACCTTGATCTCAGTCAGCACGCCGGCGTCGGGCGACGGAATCTCGGCGTCGACCTTGTCGGTCGAGATCTCGAAAAGCGGCTCGTCGCGGTCGACGGCGTCGCCCACTTTCTTGATCCAGCGGACGATGGTCCCCTCGGCGATCGACTCGCCCATCTGGGGCATCACGACGTTGGTGGCCATGGTTGAACCTACCGTATTGGTTGGCAGTCGGCAGCGGCAGTTGGCAACTGCCGTATGCAGTCAGCCGTTCGCCGTTCCTGCCAACCGCCCGCTGCCCCTGCCAACTAACTATGGATTGCCCCTCCGTGCGTCGCGTGCGCCGCCTCCGCCACTGCTTCCGACATCGTCGGATGCGCGTGGATCGTCCGGATCAGCTCCTCGACGGTGCATTCGAGCCTGAGCGCCAGCGTCGCCTCCGCGACCAGCTCGGTCGAACGCAGGCCGATCATGTGCACGCCGAGGATCTCGTCGTACTTCTTGTCGGCGACGATCTTGACGAACCCTTCGGTCTCGCCGGCGATCTTGGCGCGGCCGAGGACGCCGAACTTGAACGTGCCGATGCGCACGTCGTAGCCGCGCGCCTTCGCCTTTGCCTCGGTCAGCCCGACGCTGCCGATCTCCGGATCGCAGTAGGTGCAGCCGGGGACCTGGTCGTAGTTGATCGGGCGGAACTCCCGGCCGGCGATGCGCTCCGCCAGCGCGACCCCTTCCGCCGACGACAGGTGCGCCAGCTGCGGGTGTCCCGGTTCGTCGAAGGTGACGACGTCGCCGATCGCGGAGATGCCGGCGACGTTCGTCCGGTAGTGCGCGTCAATTTTGACGTAGCCGCGGTCCATCTGCAGCCCCGCGTCCTCGGCGCCGAGGCCGGCCGTCACCGGCCCGCGCCCGGTCGCGACGAGCAGGTAATCCGCCCGGATCTTCGCGGTCTTGCCGTCCGACGCCTGTGCTTCGAGATCGACGCCGGCGGCGCCGGCCTTCGCCGACGTGACCTTGGTGCCGGTCATCACCTTGATGCCCTGCTTCTTGAACGAACGCTCGAGCTCGGCGGAGACCGCTTCGTCTTCAATCGGCACCAGGCGCGGCAGCAGCTCGATGAGCGTCACGTCGCTGCCGAAGCGGCGGAAGATCGAGGCGAACTCGACGCCGACAGCGCCGCTGCCCATGATGGCGATCGACGCGGGGACGTCCTTCAGCCCGATCGCCTCGTCGCTGGTGATGATCCGCTTCTTGTCGATGACGATGCCCGGCACGCTGCGCGGCTGCGAGCCGGTGGCGACGATGATCTCTTTCCCGGCGCGCAGCGTCTGCTTGTCGCCGTCGGTGACCTCCACGGCGCCCTTGCCGGCGAGGCGTCCCGAGCCCTTGATCCAGTCGATCTTGTTCTTCTTGAAGAGGAACTCGACGCCGCCGGTGAGCTGCTTGACGATCTTGTCCTTGCGCGCCTGCACCTGGTTCATGTCGAGACCGATGGCCGCCTGCCCGATCGTCAGCCCCCATTCCTTCCAGTCCTGCGCGACCTTGAGCGCGTGCGCGTGCTCGAGCAGCGCCTTCGTCGGGATGCAGCCCCAGTTCAGGCAGGTGCCGCCAAGCGCGGGCGCCCGCTCGACCACCGCGGTCTTGAGTCCGAGCTGTGCGGCGCGGATCGCAGCGACGTAGCCACCGGTGCCCGAACCGATCACGACGAGGTCGTAGTCGTTGGCCATTACCCCTTCTTCTTCATCGAGGCGAGCGAGACGAAGGACACGGTCGACGCAGGCGGCGCGGCCGCGGCCGGCGGCGCCTCGTCGGCTGCGGTCTCGGGATCGAGCCGCGCGAGCTGCGAACGCATGCGCGTGAAGTCATAGCGCAGCTCCCAGTACGACTGCGTCAGCGCCTCGAGCTTGCGGCCGAGCCGCCGCGCCCGCAGCCACGACCCCACCGCCACGGCCAACGCTACGGCCGCAGCCACCCAGACCTGCATAACCCTGTCATCTTACCCCGAGGGGCTCGCCCGCCAGCCTTCCTCCGGCAACCGCGGCGAGCGTCTTCCGCTAAGATGCCAGGACCGCCGATGACCCGCCCCACGAAGACGATCCTGATCTGCGACGACGATCAGGGAATGCGCGACACGCTGACCGCCATCCTGAAGCGCGACTACCGGGTCATCTCGGTGTCGAGCGGCGAAGCGGCGCTCTCGCTGCTGAAGAGCGAGGACGTCGACCTCATCCTGCAGGACGTCCGGCTGCCGGGTATCAGCGGCTTCGACGTGCTGCGGATCGTCAAGGAAAACTATAGCCTGATCGAGAGCATCATGATCTCGGCGATCAACGAAGTCGAGACCGCGGTGCAGGCGATGAAACACGGCGCCTACCACTACATCACCAAGGACTTCGACTACGACGAGCTGCGATCGCTCGTCCGCAACGCCTGCGAGCGCCAGGATCTCAATCGCCAGGTGATCACGCTGAGCGCCCAGATCGCCGAGCAGAGCGAGCGCGAGTTCCTGATCGGCCCCTCCCGCCAGATCCGCGACATCGTCGAACTGGTGCAGCGGGTGGCGAAGCTGTCGGCGACGGTGCTGATTCTCGGAGAGAGCGGCACCGGCAAGGAGCTGCTGGCGCGGCTGCTGCACAAGGAGTCGGGGCGTGTCGACGCACCGTTCATCGCCGTCAACATGTCGGCGATCCCGCACGAGCTCGTCGAGAGCACGCTGTTCGGCCACGAGCGCGGCGCGTTCACCGGCGCGGTCAAGCAGCAGCTCGGCAAGTTCGAGCTGGCGGCCGGCGGCACGCTGTTCCTCGACGAGATCGGCGACCTGCGGTTCGACCTGCAGGCCAAGCTGCTGCGCGCCATCCAGGAGGGGGAAATCGAGCGGGTCGGAGGCACCAAGCCGATCAAGACCGATTTCCGCCTGATCGCCGCCACCAACATCGACCTCGAACGGGCCGTCAAAGAGGGCCGCTTCCGTGAGGATTTGTACTATCGGATCAACGTGATCCCGATCCGGATGCCGCCGCTGCGGGATCGGATCGAGGATCTGCCGGAGCTGGCCCGCCTGTTCCTGGAACGCTATCGCGGCAAGTTCCGCAAACCGGTGAAGGGACTGTCCGATTCGGCGCTGAAGATCCTGCAGTCGTACTGGTGGCCGGGCAACATCCGCGAACTGGAGAACCTCGTCGAGCGGCTGGTCGCGGTCAACGATAAGGAGTGGATCACCGACGAGGACCTGCCGCTCGAGTACCACTTTGCCAAGCTCGACGCCTCGTCGACCGCGAACGACACCCGCTTCCAGGAGGCCTGCGACACCTTCGAGCGCAATTTCATCCTGCGCGCGCTCGAGAAATCCGACTGGAACGTGACCGCCACGGCCCGCTACCTGGGCATCCCGCTCAGCACCCTGAAGCACAAGATGCAGCGCCTCGACCTGCGCGATCTCGCCCGGAAGCTCCGCGGCGCCTAGCCGTCACCCGCCCCGCAAGCCGTCAGCTCTGTCGAAAAATACAGGCCATTTCTTAGCCGACCGGCCAATCGATTGGCCGATTCTGACTCGAATTCGATTGCCTGTGCGCCATTTCCGCGCACCATAGTCGGATCCAAAGAGTCAGATCGACAAAGCTGCAATTCCGTGTCGAAGCGCACACGATGCAAACGGCATAGGACTCGAGCGACACCCCGACACGTACCGGAATACCGGTTGCACTTTCTGACAGGTATCGCGCTGGCGAGTGGTCTCGCCTGCCGCCGACAACACGCCTTTCCCCGTTCGCGCAACTGGAGCCTGGATGCAGCCGTCGATGTTCAACGTTCGTGTGCCGCTCGATGACGGACACGGCGGCGACGTGTTCCTGATGAACACGTTCACCGACGCGCAGATCATCGTCAGTCGGGACGTCGTCGATCTCCTCGATCGGCTAGAGACGGGTTCGAGCGCGGCGCCGGAAGACCCGGCGACGAGCGCCGACGAGCGCGACGCCCTGACCGAACTCGCCACCCACGGCTTCGTCGTGCCGACTCGCGACGGCGAGCGCCGCGACCTGCGGCAGTTCTTCCAGGACGTCCGCGAGAGCACCGACACGCTCAAGGTCACGGTACTGACCACCCTGCAGTGCAATTTCGCCTGCGACTACTGCATCCAGGGGGATCACGGGGACTACAACAAGCAGGCCGCGAAGATGTCGCTGGAGACCGCGGCGCGGGTGGCCGAATGGGTAGAGCGGCGCCTCGACGCGATCGCTCCCCGCCGCCTGATCCTGACCTTCTTCGGCGGCGAGCCGCTCCTGAACATGCCGGTGCTCTACGACCTCGCGGAACGGCTTCACCAGGCCTGCACCGAGCGCGGCGTCGACATCGTCCTCAACATCATCACCAACGGGCTGCTGATGTCGCGCGAGATGGTCGAGCGTCTGAACCCGCTCGGGCTCAACGGCATCAAGATCACCCTCGACGGCGACCGCGACGCCCACAACCGGTCGCGTCCGCTCCGTGGCGGGCAGGGGACGTTCGATCGGATCGTCGCCAACGTCCGCGAGGTGGCGCACCTGACCCGGATCGCGGTCGGCGGCAACTTCAACATGGACGACGTCGATTCGTATCCGGCGCTGCTCGATTTCCTGGCCGAGCAGGACTTCGCCTCGCGTCTGTCGAAGGTCCTCTTCAAGCCGGTCATCCGCGAGAAGACGGCGCAGTCGCGCGGCATCATCCCGCTGACGGTCCTGGGATCGGAAGGCAAGCCTCTGAACGGGGCGTGCATGACGTCGGCCGGCACCGGGGTCAGCCGTGTCTGCGACAGCTGCAATTTCGTCGACGAGAAGATGGCGTTCCTCCGCGAGGAGACGAAGAAGCGCGGCTTCCCCACCGCCGACGGCGTGCACATGGGCCCGTGCGAAATCCACAAGTCGCATGCCCACACGATCGGCCCGGATGGCTCGCTGTTCGCGTGCCCGGGCTTCGCCGGCGAGGCGCTGCAGTCGACGGGGCACATCGACGACCGCCAGGAGGACTACCGCACCCAGGCGCAGCGTAATTTCGAGCAGCTCGCGGCCTGGCAGCAGTGCCACGACTGCGCGTTCATCCCGGTCTGCGCGGGCGGCTGCACGGTGGCGGCGCACAACGAGCTCGGCGACATGCACGCGCCCAATTGCCACAAGACCAGCTTCGAGGCGGGCGTCGTCGCGATGGCCCGCGAAGCGGCCGGCCGGCAGACAGCCGCCGGCCTCCAGTAGTCGGCGCGTTCAGAATTCCGCGGTTAACAGCAAGGAGACAGCACAGTGACGAAGAGCAAGAAGACGCAGGGTTCGAACAAGAGCGGCACGCTGAGGCCCTGGCTCGTAGACGTCGTCGTCGACAACCTTCGCTAACGGGAGATTCCACTCATGAAAATCACGGTCATCCAGAAGACGAACGGCAAGGTCAAGACGATGGCAATGTGCCCGTGGATTCTCGACGAGCCACCGGCCGCCAAGAGCTAGTCATTTCATTCTTTTCATAGAAGAGAATAGGGGTTCTCATGAAGATCACGGTGATCCAGAAGACGAACGGCAAGGTCAAGACGATGGCGATGTGTCCCTGGATTCTGGACGAGCCGCCCGCCGCCAAGTCGTGACGGCGCCGGATTATTGGCGCGCGCGGCGCCAAAGTCCGATAATCTGGGCGCCACCCTATTGCTGCTAGACAGGTGTCGTCCGGTCGTCGTCAGCGTTGGGATCGCCGCAGCCGGCGCGTGCGCGCTCGGCTGCGCGGATGGGCATCAGGCGGGCACCCCGACGCCGACCTCGACGATGCGCATCGGCAACGGCGCGCCCGTGCAGGGTCAGCGGACCACGGGGTCCAGCGTCATCGTCACCATCCTGAGCGCGGACCCGTGGCTGACGAACAAGCCGGACGGACACCCGGGGGAACGGATCGCCACGAGTTGGGTGTGGGATCCGGACGGCCTCGCGCTTCATCTGCGGATTCGTCCCGGCGTGCTGTTCCACGACGGCACGCCGCTGACGTCTGATGTGGCCGCACAGGCGTTGCGGGACGCCGTCAACGGCGGCACGACCCTGTCGCTGACCGACGCCACGGTCAAGTCCATCGAACCTGACGGTGCGGACGGCGTCGTCATCAGGCTGAAAGAGCGCAACAGTTTCGTCCCGTCGGAGCTGACCAGCGTCACGGTGGCCCGTCCCGGCCACAAGGACGTCGGCACCGGCCCCTTCAAGATCGTGGCGCGCGAGGGGATCACGACGAAACTCGCAGCGTTTCCGCAGTATTACCGCGGCCGGCCGGCCCTGGCCGGCATCGAAATCACCAACTATCCGACCCAGCGGAACGCCTGGACCGCGCTGATGCGCGGCGACATCGACATGCTCTACGAGGTGTCGCGGGACGCGGCCGAGTTCGTCAAGGCCGAGACCACGGTGCGCAGCTACTCGTTTCCGCGCCCCTACTACAACTCGCTGGTCTTCAACGTCCGCAGGCCCGTCTTCAAGGATCCCCGCGTGCGCCAGGCGATCAACCAGGCGCTCGACCGGGAGGCCCTCATTCGCGACGGCATGAGCGGCCGCGGCTCCGTCGCCGACGGACCGGTGTTCCCACAGCACTGGGCCTACACGAAGCCGCCGCGATCGTTCGCGTATGACCCCGAAGCGGCGCGGGCGCTGCTGGATGGCGCGGGTTACCCGATTCGCACGGAATCAGGCAAGGCGATTCCCTTCCGCTTCACGTTCAGGTGCCTCGCGTTCGCGGACGATCCGCGCTTCGAGCGCCTCGAGGTCCTGCTGCAGAAGCAGCTCGCCGACGTCGGCATCGAAATGCAGCTGGTACCCATGCCGATGTCGGACATGGTGAAGCGGTTGCAGAGCGGCGATTTCGACGCGTACGTCTTCGAATCGGCAGGGCGATCGCTCGCCTGGGTCTACGAGTTCTTCCGTTCCCACCCCGGAATGCCAGCGGACACGGGCTACCACACTGCCGATCCAATCCTCGATCAGGTCAAGGCGGCGCAATCGGACGCGGAGGTCAAGGCAGCGATCGCAGAGCTGACGCGCGTGTTCTACGACGATCCACCTGCCGCGTTTCTCGCCTGGCAGGAACAGACCCGGGCCGTCTCGACCCGGTTCGACGTCGCCCCGGAGGCGAACCGGGACATCCTGACGAATCTGTGGCAGTGGCGTCCGGCCGGCGCGAAATAGAGCGTTCGTGCGCCGCATCACCTCGCGCTTCGTCCTGCTGATTGCCACCGCCGCGGTGCTGCCGCTGGTCGTCTACGGCATCGTGTCGGTGTCATCGCTGCGCAGCGGCACCGATGCCTCGGTACGCGATGGCAACCTCAACGTCGCCAAGCAAGCCGCCGAACAGGTGGGCTTGTACATGCGGAACAACACGCGCATCCTGCAGTCGGTCGCCACGACGGTCGGTTCGACAGGGCTGACGACCTGGCAGCAGGAACAGACGCTGCGCAATTTCGTTCTCGACTGGCCGGAATTCCGCGAAATCACCGTCTTCAACGCCGGGGGCGCCCCCATCGTCACGAGCGCGCTCGGGGTCACCAAGCTGAACGTGCCCGCCGAGGTCCGGCAGCGGCCGGAGCGTCCCTACATCACGCCCGTCCGCGTCGACGACGACCTGCTCCCGACCACCACCATCGCGCTGCGCCTGGCGCGGTCGGGGGGAGACGCGGCCTGGGTGGTCGGCGAGATCTCGCTCGAGCAGCTCTGGCGGATGGTCGACACCATCCGCGTCGGGCAGCACGGCTACGCCCTCATCGTCAGCGACGACGGGCGGCTCATCGCCCACGGCAACCCGGACGAGAAGCGGCACATCCCGGAAGCAGACCAGACCCGCGCCGCCGAGGAGCTGAAATTCGCCGCCGCCTATCGTGCCGGCCAGCCGCCGGTCTCCTATCTCGAGAACGGGGCAAAGATGCTGGCGGTGGCCGCCGCGCTTCCCGGTCGCGAGCCGCCGTGGCTGGTGATGGTCGAGCAGCCGATGGCCGAGGCGATGGCGACGGCCAAGCGGCTGGAGAACCAGCTGATGGTCTCGATCTTCCTGGCCCTGCTCGGCACCATCGTGCTCGGCTACCTGTGGGGACGGTCGTTCATCCAGCGCATCTTCGCGCTGACGCGGGTCACCCGCTCGCTCGCCGAAGGCAAGATGGACACGCGCGTCGCGCTCACCGGCACCGACGAGATCCGCGAGCTCGGCGACGCCTTCAATTCGATGGCCGACAAGCTCGTCGAGCTGCAGGAGAACGTCCGCAAGCAGGAACGCCAGGTGATGTTCGGCCGCATCGCCGCCGGCCTCGTGCACGATCTGTCGCACCCGATCCAGAACATCGGCAACAGCTGCAAGCTGATTCTCAAGATGTGGGAGGACGCGGAGTACCGCGACACCTTCCGGCGGATGGTCGAGCGCGAGATGCAGGTCGTCAAGCGCGTGCTCGAAGACCTGCAGAACATCGCCAAGCCGATTCCGCTCGAGCGCTTCCCGATCGAATTGAACCGCTCGGTCGGGGAGGCCGTGGAGTCAATGAAGGGGCTCGCCGAGACCGCGGGCATCACGCTGCGCGCCGAGCTGTCGGCCGAGGCGCTCTACATCGAAGGAGACCTCTTCGCGCTCGGACGCGTCTACCGCAATCTCGTCGTCAATGCGATCCAGGCGACCGCGCCCGGCGGCGTAGTGGTGGCGGCGGTCGAGTCGAAGGGGGATCGCGTGCAGGTGCGCGTCAACGACACCGGCTGCGGCATTCCGCCCGACCGCCTTCAGGCGATCTTCGAGGACTTCGTCACCACCAAGCGCCGCGGCCTCGGCCTCGGCCTGGCCATCTCGCGCAAGATCGTCGAGCAACTCGGCGGCCGCATCAGCGTCGCCAGCGACGTGGGCAAAGGGACGACGTTCACGATTGATTTTCCGCGGACCGGGGCCAAGCCGATGGCGCAGGCGGCGGGATGAGAGTCGGCAGTCGAGGCAGGCGGGCGGGCGCCGAAACGGGAATCGGGTTCTGTCAAGGAGACAGGAAATGCTCCGGAAGCTGTTGGAGACGGGGCAGGTCGACGTCGACGGCCGCGTCTACCTGGTGCACTACTTCGAGTCGAAGACGGCGCGCGGGTTACGCCGCTACAGCGGCGAGGTGGTCCTGCAGGCCGACGACCGCATCATCCTCGACGACGACTCGCTGAGCGGTCTGGAAGCGAAGGTGGCGCGGCTTGCGCCGGCCACCATCTACAGTCGAGCGCTCGCCTCGCGCAGCGCCGCCATCGCGGCGGCGTAAACGCGCCCGCCTTCCGCCACGGCTCCGGCGAGACCGCCGAGGCGCGGGGGCGGACCCTTACTTGCGCGGAAGGACGGCGTCCTTCAGCTGCTTGGCGATGCGCGCCTTGACCACCGTCTTCGCCGGGATCTTGATCGCTTCGCCGGTCGCGGGATTGCGGCCCATGCGCGCCTTCCGCTTCTGCACGACCAGCTTCACCATTCCCGGCAGCACGAACTCTCCGGAGCGTTTCAGCTCCTTCTCGGCGAGGATATTCAGCTCGTCGAAAAACTCGCGCGCCTGAGTCCGCTTCACTTCGAAGCGATCCGCAAAGTGCGAGAAAAGCTCGGATTTGCCCATCCTGCGGGCCTCTGCCATCGGTATTCCCCTTGCTAAGCGCGCACTCGGAACGTCCGCATCAGCCGCGCGCGCGTCGCAGGCCAGCGGACAAAAACAGCCTCGTATCCTATCAAAACCCTCCTGAATGCTACACTTTTTTCATGTCGCTCGAGACCTTCCCGAACCCGCAGCCCGGCCGCGATTACGAGATCCTGATCCGGAACCCCGAGTTCACCTCCGTCTGCCCGAAGACAGGACTGCCGGACTTCGGCGAGATCCGCATCACCTACGTCCCAGACGAGCGCTGCCTCGAGCTGAAGGCGCTGAAGTACTACTTCCTGGCGTTCCGCGACAAGGGGATCTTCTACGAAGCGGTGACCAATCAGATTCTCGACGACCTCGTCGCCGCCTGCGCCCCCCGCCGCATGACGATCGTCGGCGACTTCACGGCGCGGGGCGGGATCAGCACGACGGTCACGGCCGTGTATCAGAAGGCAGAAGGTGGAAGGTAGCGGGCACGGAGCGGGCAGGGAGCGGGCGCATCACGTTCCGATCGAAGACGTTCTCGACCTCCACGCCTTCGCCCCTCACGACATCCGCTCCGTGGTCGACGAATACGTCCGCGCGGCCCACGGCGCGGGACTGCGCCACGT
Coding sequences within:
- a CDS encoding dihydrolipoamide acetyltransferase family protein, encoding MATNVVMPQMGESIAEGTIVRWIKKVGDAVDRDEPLFEISTDKVDAEIPSPDAGVLTEIKVKEGETVPVNAVVAVIGSASSASATAPDGATAATDAASARPADAAAAPGTSAMPEAAAGQPETGDHEPDAGGRQRTSPLVRRIAREHNVDISRISGTGISGRVTKQDILGFIDNARPDPGPVASEKRARAATPAAQGHVPTFKPGERVEIVPMTIMRRKIAEHMVMSAHTSPHVYSVYEVDFHRLSQLRERKKAEYEQNGAKLSFTALVAKATVDAIRAFPFTNASIDGDNIVYRKDINLGIAVALDHGLIVPVIRNADEKNLLGLSRAIDDLATRARTKKLSPDEVQGGTFTLTNPGIFGAVYGLPLINQPQVAILGVGAIEKRAVVIDDAIAIHPTCHLSLGYDHRLIDGADAGRFLSYLKERLENFDTSWM
- the lpdA gene encoding dihydrolipoyl dehydrogenase — its product is MANDYDLVVIGSGTGGYVAAIRAAQLGLKTAVVERAPALGGTCLNWGCIPTKALLEHAHALKVAQDWKEWGLTIGQAAIGLDMNQVQARKDKIVKQLTGGVEFLFKKNKIDWIKGSGRLAGKGAVEVTDGDKQTLRAGKEIIVATGSQPRSVPGIVIDKKRIITSDEAIGLKDVPASIAIMGSGAVGVEFASIFRRFGSDVTLIELLPRLVPIEDEAVSAELERSFKKQGIKVMTGTKVTSAKAGAAGVDLEAQASDGKTAKIRADYLLVATGRGPVTAGLGAEDAGLQMDRGYVKIDAHYRTNVAGISAIGDVVTFDEPGHPQLAHLSSAEGVALAERIAGREFRPINYDQVPGCTYCDPEIGSVGLTEAKAKARGYDVRIGTFKFGVLGRAKIAGETEGFVKIVADKKYDEILGVHMIGLRSTELVAEATLALRLECTVEELIRTIHAHPTMSEAVAEAAHATHGGAIHS
- a CDS encoding sigma-54 dependent transcriptional regulator, whose amino-acid sequence is MTRPTKTILICDDDQGMRDTLTAILKRDYRVISVSSGEAALSLLKSEDVDLILQDVRLPGISGFDVLRIVKENYSLIESIMISAINEVETAVQAMKHGAYHYITKDFDYDELRSLVRNACERQDLNRQVITLSAQIAEQSEREFLIGPSRQIRDIVELVQRVAKLSATVLILGESGTGKELLARLLHKESGRVDAPFIAVNMSAIPHELVESTLFGHERGAFTGAVKQQLGKFELAAGGTLFLDEIGDLRFDLQAKLLRAIQEGEIERVGGTKPIKTDFRLIAATNIDLERAVKEGRFREDLYYRINVIPIRMPPLRDRIEDLPELARLFLERYRGKFRKPVKGLSDSALKILQSYWWPGNIRELENLVERLVAVNDKEWITDEDLPLEYHFAKLDASSTANDTRFQEACDTFERNFILRALEKSDWNVTATARYLGIPLSTLKHKMQRLDLRDLARKLRGA
- a CDS encoding radical SAM protein; its protein translation is MQPSMFNVRVPLDDGHGGDVFLMNTFTDAQIIVSRDVVDLLDRLETGSSAAPEDPATSADERDALTELATHGFVVPTRDGERRDLRQFFQDVRESTDTLKVTVLTTLQCNFACDYCIQGDHGDYNKQAAKMSLETAARVAEWVERRLDAIAPRRLILTFFGGEPLLNMPVLYDLAERLHQACTERGVDIVLNIITNGLLMSREMVERLNPLGLNGIKITLDGDRDAHNRSRPLRGGQGTFDRIVANVREVAHLTRIAVGGNFNMDDVDSYPALLDFLAEQDFASRLSKVLFKPVIREKTAQSRGIIPLTVLGSEGKPLNGACMTSAGTGVSRVCDSCNFVDEKMAFLREETKKRGFPTADGVHMGPCEIHKSHAHTIGPDGSLFACPGFAGEALQSTGHIDDRQEDYRTQAQRNFEQLAAWQQCHDCAFIPVCAGGCTVAAHNELGDMHAPNCHKTSFEAGVVAMAREAAGRQTAAGLQ
- a CDS encoding ABC transporter substrate-binding protein, which translates into the protein MLLDRCRPVVVSVGIAAAGACALGCADGHQAGTPTPTSTMRIGNGAPVQGQRTTGSSVIVTILSADPWLTNKPDGHPGERIATSWVWDPDGLALHLRIRPGVLFHDGTPLTSDVAAQALRDAVNGGTTLSLTDATVKSIEPDGADGVVIRLKERNSFVPSELTSVTVARPGHKDVGTGPFKIVAREGITTKLAAFPQYYRGRPALAGIEITNYPTQRNAWTALMRGDIDMLYEVSRDAAEFVKAETTVRSYSFPRPYYNSLVFNVRRPVFKDPRVRQAINQALDREALIRDGMSGRGSVADGPVFPQHWAYTKPPRSFAYDPEAARALLDGAGYPIRTESGKAIPFRFTFRCLAFADDPRFERLEVLLQKQLADVGIEMQLVPMPMSDMVKRLQSGDFDAYVFESAGRSLAWVYEFFRSHPGMPADTGYHTADPILDQVKAAQSDAEVKAAIAELTRVFYDDPPAAFLAWQEQTRAVSTRFDVAPEANRDILTNLWQWRPAGAK
- a CDS encoding sensor histidine kinase, which codes for MRRITSRFVLLIATAAVLPLVVYGIVSVSSLRSGTDASVRDGNLNVAKQAAEQVGLYMRNNTRILQSVATTVGSTGLTTWQQEQTLRNFVLDWPEFREITVFNAGGAPIVTSALGVTKLNVPAEVRQRPERPYITPVRVDDDLLPTTTIALRLARSGGDAAWVVGEISLEQLWRMVDTIRVGQHGYALIVSDDGRLIAHGNPDEKRHIPEADQTRAAEELKFAAAYRAGQPPVSYLENGAKMLAVAAALPGREPPWLVMVEQPMAEAMATAKRLENQLMVSIFLALLGTIVLGYLWGRSFIQRIFALTRVTRSLAEGKMDTRVALTGTDEIRELGDAFNSMADKLVELQENVRKQERQVMFGRIAAGLVHDLSHPIQNIGNSCKLILKMWEDAEYRDTFRRMVEREMQVVKRVLEDLQNIAKPIPLERFPIELNRSVGEAVESMKGLAETAGITLRAELSAEALYIEGDLFALGRVYRNLVVNAIQATAPGGVVVAAVESKGDRVQVRVNDTGCGIPPDRLQAIFEDFVTTKRRGLGLGLAISRKIVEQLGGRISVASDVGKGTTFTIDFPRTGAKPMAQAAG
- a CDS encoding HU family DNA-binding protein, producing MAEARRMGKSELFSHFADRFEVKRTQAREFFDELNILAEKELKRSGEFVLPGMVKLVVQKRKARMGRNPATGEAIKIPAKTVVKARIAKQLKDAVLPRK
- the queF gene encoding preQ(1) synthase is translated as MSLETFPNPQPGRDYEILIRNPEFTSVCPKTGLPDFGEIRITYVPDERCLELKALKYYFLAFRDKGIFYEAVTNQILDDLVAACAPRRMTIVGDFTARGGISTTVTAVYQKAEGGR
- a CDS encoding Smr/MutS family protein; protein product: MEGSGHGAGRERAHHVPIEDVLDLHAFAPHDIRSVVDEYVRAAHGAGLRHVRLIHGRGRGVQRGIVQAALERHPLVAAFDDAPESHLGATVVHLVS